Proteins from one Acropora muricata isolate sample 2 chromosome 9, ASM3666990v1, whole genome shotgun sequence genomic window:
- the LOC136928218 gene encoding UDP-glucuronosyltransferase 2C1-like, with protein sequence MSKIGVLLLFIISASQNFTVSKIQNSYIIGIPSIGTSHGLAFVKIGRELVKRHHKYSVVVPSWQEGTLKETGENFLQFDMKTYTTAITGKDLESIIMTEAEGKLTVLEKINFWKDICAGLLENTQLLDSLREADLIVCDIASICCAIVADLLNVSRVDLSPSGFTDPYLSFIHNFPSPVALVPHGTVQFSKTLSFLNRIQNLMLYLLGYVVHEFIFIPPFEQLWRSKVKKSTFSSLNEVFRSSGLLLISSDFALEFPRPLGSHVKIVGPILPDPPKPLSPETESFITQGSEKDLVLVSFGTVISNFKSEFVETISQGLAKIPAKVIWKLKRQHMQNFSQNIRIVPWMRQNDLLGHPAAKVFLTHGGLNSVFEGAYHGTPMVILPLFGDQPANAMKVHEAGIGVVIELKDLTPNLVSNAITEVLKNPKYKQNANRISRRIRLRRITPTQEACDWIEYGLHNDAGRHLRGQIDNMWFFQLYLLDVILFTAVILLVYCLLFYHFFKYSIVFTMQFCSKKVKIA encoded by the coding sequence ATGAGTAAGATTGGAGTGCTATTGTTGTTCATTATTTCTGCCTCCCAAAATTTCACTGTAAGCAAAATCCAGAATTCTTATATTATTGGAATACCAAGTATAGGAACAAGCCATGGACTCGCTTTCGTAAAAATTGGCCGAGAACTTGTCAAGAGGCACCACAAATATTCAGTGGTCGTTCCTTCATGGCAAGAGGGGACTTTAAAAGAGACAGGTGAAAATTTTCTGCAGTTTGATATGAAAACATATACCACTGCAATCACTGGCAAAGACCTTGAGAGCATCATAATGACCGAAGCTGAAGGAAAACTAACTGTACTAGAGAAAATTAACTTTTGGAAAGATATTTGCGCAGGCTTGTTGGAAAATACACAGTTGCTAGACAGCCTTCGAGAAGCTGACTTGATTGTCTGCGATATTGCAAGCATTTGTTGTGCTATCGTAGCAGATCTCCTGAACGTTAGTCGAGTTGATTTATCGCCTTCTGGTTTTACCGATCCCTATTTGAGTTTTATTCATAATTTTCCTTCACCCGTGGCGCTTGTACCTCACGGAACAGTCCAATTTTCGAAGACTTTGTCATTTCTTAACAGGATTCAAAACCTAATGCTTTATCTTCTTGGGTACGTAGTGCatgaatttatttttattccacCGTTTGAGCAATTATGGAGATCAAAGGTAAAGAAAAGTACGTTTTCAAGTTTAAACGAAGTATTTAGAAGCAGTGGCTTGCTGTTAATTTCTTCTGATTTTGCACTCGAATTTCCAAGGCCTTTGGGATCCCATGTAAAAATTGTCGGACCAATACTTCCAGATCCCCCCAAGCCCCTATCACCTGAAACAGAGTCTTTCATCACACAGGGTTCCGAGAAAGATCTAGTATTAGTTTCATTTGGAACAGTCATTTCAAACTTCAAGTCTGAATTTGTCGAAACTATTTCtcaaggtcttgcaaaaattCCAGCCAAGGTGATATGGAAGCTGAAAAGACAGCATATGCAAAACTTTAGTCAAAATATCAGAATTGTACCTTGGATGAGACAAAATGATCTCTTAGGTCATCCAGCTGCAAAAGTATTCTTAACACATGGTGGATTAAACAGTGTTTTTGAAGGTGCATATCATGGGACACCCATGGTTATTTTGCCCTTGTTTGGTGATCAGCCTGCGAATGCAATGAAAGTTCATGAAGCTGGCATTGGTGTTGTGATTGAACTCAAAGACTTGACACCCAACCTTGTCTCGAATGCTATAACTGAAGTCCTCAAAAACCCCAAATACAAGCAAAATGCTAATAGGATTTCTAGACGCATTCGGCTGAGACGCATCACGCCAACCCAGGAGGCTTGTGATTGGATTGAATATGGCCTCCACAATGACGCTGGACGACATTTAAGGGGTCAAATTGATAATATGTGGTTTTTCCAATTGTATCTTCTTGATGTGATACTTTTTACAGCTGTAATTCTTCTTGTTTATTGCCTtttgttttatcatttttttaaatatagcATTGTCTTCACAATGCAATTTTGCTCTAAGAAAGTGAAGATTGCATGA
- the LOC136929512 gene encoding adenosine receptor A2b-like, translating to MNLSSCTELKHYLPSAEDAKDFYSSLLANCVLNALMAVSTVILNCTAIHAVRKACYLSTSLRTLLLNLAISDLGIGLLSQPFYAVVLSKSLQDNPLGCFAYSVFTSVIIFFTSSSLFGVMAISVDRYLALHLHLRYQALVTRSRVFIGVTLLWILSALLSVIFLLIKPSTFALVFAIIAGVGLFVTSILYFKIYQVRRRHNIQIQQIQPHQELCQTNDAASAEETMTFAKKYAVGVFYVYAVFLLCYLPHAFSLLALVVGIGPHKVMKAVYSYSLSITFLNSSINPVIYCWKMRHVRNALLEMLQNFRHSKNHVENTQGTKSSAKP from the coding sequence ATGAATTTGTCATCTTGCACGGAGCTCAAGCACTATCTCCCATCAGCGGAGGATGCAAAAGATTTCTATTCATCGTTGTTGGCAAATTGTGTTTTGAACGCGCTTATGGCCGTCTCAACAGTCATTTTAAATTGCACAGCGATTCATGCAGTTAGAAAAGCATGTTACTTATCGACATCTTTGAGGACGCTTCTTCTAAATCTTGCCATTTCCGATCTTGGCATCGGTTTGCTTAGCCAGCCATTTTACGCTGTTGTTTTGTCGAAATCACTCCAAGACAACCCTTTGGGATGCTTTGCTTACTCTGTTTTCACATCCGTTATAATTTTCTTCACTTCGTCTTCGTTGTTTGGCGTCATGGCGATAAGTGTGGATAGATACTTGGCACTGCACCTTCACCTCAGATATCAAGCCCTTGTAACAAGAAGTCGCGTCTTCATCGGCGTGACTCTATTGTGGATCCTCAGTGCTTTATTGTCAGTCATATTTCTATTGATAAAACCCAGCACTTTTGCTTTGGTCTTTGCCATTATAGCAGGGGTAGGTCTTTTTGTGACATCCattctttattttaaaatttatcaagTACGGAGGCGTCATAACATTCAAATACAGCAAATTCAACCACATCAAGAACTTTGTCAAACCAACGATGCTGCATCGGCCGAAGAGACGATGACATTCGCGAAGAAGTATGCCGTAGGGGTGTTTTATGTTTACGCTGTATTTTTGCTTTGCTATCTTCCTCATGCCTTCAGTTTATTGGCTTTAGTAGTTGGAATAGGGCCACACAAGGTCATGAAGGCTGTATATAGTTATTCATTGTCGATAACCTTTCTGAACTCATCTATAAACCCAGTTATTTACTGCTGGAAAATGCGACACGTTCGAAATGCATTGCTAGAAATGTTGCAAAACTTCCGCCACAGTAAAAACCACGTAGAAAATACTCAAGGTACTAAGTCCTCAGCGAAACCGTGA